A window of Rhododendron vialii isolate Sample 1 chromosome 11a, ASM3025357v1 genomic DNA:
CCTTGTGATATAGTTTGCCAtacaacaagggaaaaaaatacaagtatgttGTCAAGTTGTGAATCGGTctttttaaaaccaaaaaagaaacgtCAAGATAAATTCACTTACAAATATCATTGCTACATCATTCTACTTGAAGATTTAAATATCTAGAATAGCACTTTGCATTTTGAAAAGCTCTACAATTTAGGGGTTGAGGCTATATTATTAAATTCCGAAAACAACAGAGGCTATGAATACTCCTTTGTATAAATACTAATAATTAGtggcaaaactaaaaaataagagGCAAGTTACCACAAAGGCACAAATTCATTAGTTAGCAAACTAAATCACGAGGATATAAAATTAGCCACCAACTTATGGGATAAGAACTTTTTCACATTCACTAACCTAGAAATAACTGCATTACTGCATTTCTGTTATCTTTCAATACCTACTTGAAAATAAACTATGGTACTATTTCAGAGTGAAAAGACTACCTTGAAGCGTGAAAAAATACACCATTTTGCATAACATAGTATCTGCGATTTGATCATTTGAGGGCCATGATTTTCTTCTATTCAGCTCAATACTTGAAGAAATCCAGAAGTCTTAACGGAAAGAAGGTGGCCATATTGGTGGCATCTGTTGTCTTGACGTCATTCTTGATTATCTCCTTTGTCTGTTGGTTGGtgatgaagaagagaagaaaatgtaAGCGAAATTGCTTTTCCTAAATCTTGCATTTCTACTCTGTTTTCCTTGTATTATTTTCCTTATAGTTGATTTGGTTGCATAGGAACCTAGGTTTTAAAATCTCGGGGTTATCATATTGGGCAATAAGAAATGGTTTTTGAGCCTTCAGATACACCCCAATATACTAGTGAGATGGAAAATTGCATGCGTATGGAGCAGTTCCTGTTAGGTAtcagttttttttattcatgGACCGGTTTACGGTTTGTTACGGCCAATATACTCGACCGTTATGGAGGATTTAGGCACTCTAAATCTTCTTTTTGtcaaaaacaattttcaaaaattcatgaCTACTACAACCGATTCCCTTTGCCTGTGTCATTTGATACTCCCATGGCTATAACACTGCAATCGCAACCATTACGAGTCGTGATGCCgttattagaaaaattaatcACTACCAAGTAATGCTAATGCAGGCAGTAAAACATAAAATGCCTTGAGCATCTGTATAACACTATGTAGCACGGATACTTCGTCAGAGTCAAAGTATCGGTGTCGGTGCTTTTCGAACACCAATACTCTTCGGCTATGAAGCACCGAAACTCGTAAAGGTCGTTGTGTCCGCGTATTGGACATAGGGACACGACTAAATACGTATTGGACATGCCATGTGGTGTCTTccttgagggttttttttttgttgcagaaGGGAGCAtgcagggggggggggggggggggagggggggaggatgtgcaatatttaaaaaaaaaaatatcgggTGTAAACATGCTATTACTCAAATGTTTAGGTTTTAGTGGAATTAAAGCTATATAAGCAATACTAAAACATCGACAAAACAAATATCGATCAGTCAATTCAAGCAGCCAAGCAGGAATCCTAGATCAACATCATCAATTGaagcagtctctctctctctctctcactttgtgtgtgtgtaagtcgtcgtatatgtgtgtgtgtgtgtgtatttatatttatatttatattaaaatatatatatatatatatatatatatatatatatatatttatttatttatgtatgcACTGCTATACATATTGTCACTGTATATATTTGGTACATCAGAGTATATCTAActaatatagttatatatatgtgtatatgtgcTAGCTATGTAGCACAGACACGAACACCgggaattcaaaaaaaaaaagggatacgGACACAGCAGGGACACACCATGtgtatatttaaatatatattatttttccacacacacatatatatacatatataccgAAAgcaaaagtgagagagagacaagatCAAATACAAACACACACACGTATATACACATaccgagagagagtgagtgagagagagacatacatacataccgagagtgagagagagagattgcgaGACTCGAAGAGATATTGCGAGAGCTGCTGTCGATCGTGAGATAGCTCTGAGCTGCTGTTGATtgtgagagagatgagagagaagccAATTAGGGTTTAAAGTAGTCGATATATgttttaattatgttttaacCCAAAACTTTgagtaataacatatttacccccaaaaaaattttaaaaatacaaatgcACCCCCGTCGTGTTCCCATACGTGTCCCACCTGTGTCACCCCGTGTCCCCGTCAAAAATTTAAACTAAATTATTTGACACACCACGTGGCATGTGGTGTGTTGGAAACATTTCTAGCCGTGTCCCCCGTGTCCTAACACACCGATACGACGACCTAGAGGAGTGTCGGTGCATCATAATGTGCTAGTATAACATATAtatcttatcaaaaaaaagttactccctccatcccctttttaaagtccagtatacCATTTtaggttgtcccttaataagtgtctattttgtaagttagtgggtaaaagttggtacatttttcattttgcccctaaaactagattccattttgaaaaagttagtgagtaaaaatgtaatgatgatgtctctgtagagggtaagtagggaaagtggaggtaaaagttgatgtaaaaggtgtaatgatgatgtttttttaataagttggagttacaaaacggaacacttaaaaaaggacggagggagtatataaatatacacataTTTTTGTGTCCCCGGCTGTGTCCATGTCTccattattttagaattttcgtGTCCCGTATATGTGTCCGTGTCCGTATTAGCATCCGTATCTGTGTCCATGCTACATAGCTCTCCAAAAAAATTCTGAACATGTGTTTGCCACTCAAATCCAAAGTGCCCTAATTTTTGCTCAACGTTTGTAGTTTAGACACTCCGGGGACCCTATAAAAAATGATCCGGACACAGAAGACACATTATGGGTGTTAAACGAAACAATTAACACTCTCTTGTTAAAGCTTAGAGAAGTTTTTCATCTTTGTATGACATACGATAGGACACACATATTATGAAATAAtctttgttggaatacttttgTGAAAAATGTGATGACAAATAAGGATTTAAGGTAAATATGATATTAAATATTTAGAATTATAGCCCTTTTTATTCAAATGATTGCATACACAAACATTATTTAAGATGTGTCCCAGTGCCccccatttttaaaaaatttacgtGTCGGAGTGACGGTGTCGTGTCCTTGTTGCTGCTACATATAGAATAATGTGGCCAGACTGTGGGTCTGTCACCGTAAACAAAGACACAATTCTGCACGAATTACTTTTTTCACCAGTATTTGAAACCTTGCTTTACgggtaagagagagagaattaagaaCAAGATATAGAATAAAATTGGTTTGTCTTGCGTTCCTTATTTCAGGGTAACCAAATATTGAATGTAATCAGTATGTCTTCTAATGTGTTTTGTGATTACCAGATGGAGGATTCGATAATCAAGACAATGACCAAGAAAACATAGAATTAACCATCTTTGAAATAGACTCCATTGCAAGGGCAACGAACAACTTTTCTGATACATATAAAATTGGAGAAGGTGGTTTTGGATCCGTGTACAAGGTAAATTTATTCCACTGCATCTACGCTATTTTAGTGGGCAGATGAAAATTCTCCAAAAGAGAGGGAAATAGTTGTAAAATTTGGCATGATGATCACAGCATATCCTATGTTGATTCCTGTAGGGTCAGCTATCAATTGGAAAAGAGTCTAAAGACATAGCTGTCAAGCGGCTCTCAAAAAATTCCACACAAGGTCTAAAAGAATTCAAAAATGAGGTTATCTTGATTGCCAAACTTCAACATCGTAATCTAGTTAGGCTTTTGGGATGTTGCATCCACGGAGAGGAAAGAATCTTAGTTTACGAGTACATGCCTAATGGAAGCTTGGATTCCTCCATTTTTGGTTTGCCCTCTCAACTTTCCACTTTTGCTTGCCTTCATAATTTATATTTGACAAATACAAGTAGAGTAGGTATGATCAAAGTTGTTCTCAGAATTATGTTTCACCAAGCAGGTCTAGAGAGAGCACAAAATAAATTGCTCACATGGAGGATGCGCTTGGATATCATTATGGGAATTGCTCGAGGGGTTCTTTATCTTCACCAAGATTCAAGATTGAGAATCATTCATAGGGATCTTAAAGCTAGCAATATACTACTTGACAGTGAGATGAATCCTAAGATTTCAGATTTTGGTCTGGCTAGGGCTTTTGAAGGTGATCACTGTtcggaaaaaacaaaaagggtgaTTGGAACTTAGTAAGTGACCTAAGTCATGTTTCCTTGTTTATTGTGGAAGCcatattttaattacttgataACCTAGCTCAAAAAGTTAGCATGTTTCTGTTGCAAAGTCATGGGATAAAGGAGGACTCCTATCTTAAGATCATATTCGCACTAATCTCTAATAACTTCAACATGATGCAGCGGTTACATGTCACCAGAATACGCAATTGATGGcctattttcaacaaaatcagaTGTTTTTAGCTTCGGAGTCATAGTTTTAGAAATAATTAGTGGGAAAAAGAACAGACAATTCCAACATCCAGACCACGATCTTAACCTTCTTGGACATGTAAGTTCACCGACAAAGAATATGATCTCCTTTTCAATTTCGTCATATTTTTCTCGGTGTTTGGTATCTAATCAGAACTATATTGAGCCATTTCAGGCATGGAACCTTTGGACTAAAGGAAAGGCTTCTGAACTATTAGATTCGCTGATGGAGCACTCATCTCCAATGTCAAACGTTTTAAGGTGCATACAGATTGGTCTCCTCTGTGTGCAGAAATGCCCAGAAGATAGGCCAAGTATGTCATCTGTGGTCTTAATGTTCGTTTCTGAGAGTGTAATGTTGCCCCAGCCCCAGCAACCTGGATTTCATACAGAAAGGAGTTCCAAAGAGACACATGATCGTTCCCCAGCACAAACCCAAAGTTCTTCTAGCATCAATGAAGTGACCATGACACAGCTAGAGGCTAGATGAAATGTCTTTCCATGAGAAAGGATATGTAAGCCCAAACTGACGAATGTGTTCAGCTGAGATTGGCCAGTGTTATGGTTGATGGACCATATTACCTATACTTGTAGCAACAGAGGTAGGGGCCTAGAAATCATGCTATACGCCCACAATGCAAATGTCTTCCCCTGTGTTACAAGCACCGATGAGGCATTTTTTCACCAGAGTTACCTTTTGGTAAAAGTGATGTTGAGCTAGAATGCTTATGCATCCATTTTCCTGCATTTATTCAAGTTGTGCTAACATGTGTAAGTCGGCAATATATTCACGACCCTCATAACTTTACAATTTGCATGGTATTACTTAACTCCAACAATAAGTTGTAAGAGGTTTTAATAGAAAGCCTGGAAAGAAAGTGATTTATGACTAAATTCAGAGGATTTGATAATTGTTggctttatagattaaaagggTCTTGCATATATTAACAATAATCGGAATTTGCTCTTGAAAATAACTTCTGTTCAAAGTAATTTCACCTCTCCAAGAGCCAAGCAACCATATGTATGAATACTTGTTTATACATATATCCATACATGTATATGTAAGCACTAAGCGCAAAAGCTTGATAAAGTATCTGTATCAAACCATATCAACAATCTTTCTCTTGTTAAATTGCTACAGAAGTGTACCTAAATCCAGCAAGACAAATCCTGTTGGAACCCTTTTCCATTGGGCCTATGGAGTTTGTGTTCAACTATTTTGGGGACAATTTACATGTCAAAAACATAAGAAATCAAACTGGTTgaagttgtttttttcttttcacaaggatGTTATGTGTTCTTCACTTGTGTTCTCTATTTCAACAGCTAACAGACAGGGTACACTGCAAACCCAAACATGGTTTCTGGAAAATGGGGTTTCAAGTTATTCGTCTCATTTCTGTTACTCGTAATTTGCTTTTCCATTGACACCATAATTCCAAACCAAAGATGAGGACCTATTGGTGTCCAATAGTGAGATCTTTGCACTTTGGATTTATTGTCCAAGAAATTTCCGATATATAGGAATTTGGTACAACATGATCTCAGAGCAACAGTTGTTTGGGTTGCCATAAAACAAGTCAATGGAACCTCTGGAGTTATATTCCTCAACCAGAATGGAAATCTTGTCATCCAAGACCGTAACTTTAGTGTTATACTCTGGAGACAAATGTTCCAGCAGCAGAAACTAGATCTCATTCAGGTTGGCTCATGGATTCAGCAAATTCGAACGTAATACAGGGAGTAGTGTGGTTGTTTGGCAATGTTTTGATCATCCCATAAATACTTTACTGCCAAACATAAAGCTTGGGGTGGACTAGAGAACCAGCCTCAACCGGATCCTCACGTCTTGGAAGTCTAGAGATGAACCTGGTGCATGACAATACTCCTACATGATGGAACCAAGTGGCTCACTCCAATTAGTGCTTTACAACGGCTCAGTGCGAGTATAGAGAACCTTACCCACATGCATACGGAATGAAGCCGCAAGATTACTCACGCTTTCATATTCAACGAATCAGCACTAGTTATATTGAGAATCAAGATGAAGTAACTATGGTGTATGCACTGACAAATGACTCAATTGTGTCGACATTGTTCGTGGATGAATTTGGGTCCACACAAATGGTTTCATGGCTGGGTAGATGGGTCGAGTTCTACTCCATTCCCAAGGACCGTTGTGATTACAGATGGTGTGGCAATTATGTTGATTGTGACTCAAATTATGGACACGAGTTCTAGTGCACATGCCTACAAAGGTACAGAGCATAGGTGAACAAATAAGTGCTACTTGTGGGATGCATCGGGTGAGCGCATGACGAAGCGCGAGGACTTTCCATGGTTGGGAAAGAACACAGGTTTGTGAAGGTCGCAAAAGCAAAGATGCCATATACATACAAAGGCATGCGGGTGGATGAGATAGCATGCAGGAGTGATTGGAAACTGTTCTTGCACGGCTTACGTAGGACTGAGGGGGATCTGCATCACATGGTATGGAAATTTAATGGATGTACAAATGATACCTAATGGGGAACTAGACTTGTATTTATGGGTCGATGCAGTTGAATTAGGTACGTCTTTCTGCTCAAGGTTTCTCTTGTATGATTTCGCCAAAAAGTGTAAAACTGCATGAGAGTATTGTTTGCTATTATCATCCAGACCCAGTAAGAACCAAATTCTAGGTGGCTCTATCGTAACTCATTAAATTCCATTTTGAGTAATGccataaaaaaggaaaaaggatacCAAAAATTTGTGAATAATAATGATGTCAAATTGTGGCCCTATCAATTTAAACACAGTAGTCATCAAAGATGATGCTAATGGGAAAATGTCACTGCTACATCATTATTAGCATTCCAGATGCAAAGTTGTTTCACTATTTGaggataaaaatgaaaataggtGAGGCTAGGAATGATCCTCACAACACAATTAGTACCAACAAATATGAGCAACATTTAAAATAAGAGGCAAAAGATACCAGTCATCAGCCTGGCAATTAAATATTTCTCAACAACATCAAAAGATCCAAAATTTGACCTATATTTGCTATTTTAGTTTCATTCTCATTTTGAATCTTTCAGGAACAACTGCAGCATTATGCAATTGTGATCTTTCGGTAACTTTGTAAATTGAAAGTACAGCGTTATTTTAATACTAGAGATAACATGACCTTGGACCATGCTAAGTGATGCATACCATTATTTCTTTTGCTATTTGATGAGACAATGACCTTGTATTTTCTCATTTCAGCTCAACATAAAAAAAAGGTCCAGAAGTTTTGTTGGAAAGAAGATGGCCATTGTGGTGATTACTGCTGCCTTGACGCCATTCATGATTATCTTCCTAGTTTGTTGGTTGGTGATGACtgatgaagaagagaagaggaggtAAGCAAAATTCCTTTTTCATTAACCTTGCACTTGTTACTATTTTTCTTTAGCTCTCTTTTCAATATTCTATTTTGATTCAAGCTAGATTTAGTTACATGTCTAAATTTCCTTTTACTCTACGAAATCTCAAAATCTATGATTGGCGGCATGCGTTGATACGACATCGACGGCCTCTTTTCTAGGAATTCAGATGTTTTTAGCCTCGGAGTCATTGTTTCTACAACAATGAACCGCATAGAAAACTATGGAAAAGGTATTAATGTGCTAGCTCGGACTCCTGTGCATGCCAACTTGCCGTCAAGACAGGCCAAATATGTCACCGGTGGCATTAATATTGGCATCGGAGAGTGTTATTTTGCCCCAGCCCAAGCAACTTGGCCTTTGTATATAGAGAATTCCCAATGAGGCAAGTGATTCTTCGCTGCCTCAAAATATTTCCACCATCAATGAAGAGACCATGGTACACCCTAGAGGCTCGATAAAACATTTTGATACTAAAATGATCCCTCCCTATACGTTCAGGGTACTGATGTCTAACCCCAATGTCGAAGATGGAATAAGGGCTCTATCTTTGCTAATCTATGCTCTTCAGCTGTATATATTTGTCATAAAGTTTCTATCTGTGCGGTGTTACCTTACTGACACGTGGCGTTAGTAGCAAAATAGGATATTTGTTCAACCGTTGACTATCTACTAGTATGAATATTTATGACTAGTATGCAATTCAGTAACCTAGAACTTCTTATCAACAAGGAAAAGCTTTGCACACATAAGGAAATACATATTCCTATAAAATCAGTGAGATCAAGTCCACTAATTAATAGTTCCAAACTTAAACAAAGAGGGCTTCGAAAGATGCATACCACTTACTCATGCAGCTGCAGGAAACTTAAAGGCCAAAAAGTGGCAAAATGACTTTCCCCTTCGGCCTTTACTTCCTGACCACATGACGAATAAACATAAAACTGGGTATTATACACGATTTAGACGAATCATGAAAAGGTTTAAGCTTCACAAGCCAGGAACTGTAATAGTGTAATACCTTCaaacaatggaaagaaagagatGTTAGGCAATAGTTGGATAATAAAGAGTAGACCTCAGAGAAGCAACATAATCTagaacctatgaagcaccgacacctctagaagTCGAAGAATCGCAGTGTCAGAACACGGGGACACGGGGACACCACGGGACACCGCGGAGATACGTACgggacatgccacgtggcgtgtcccatattttaatattaaattttgagggggacaccgctggggacacggcgggacaccgctggggacaccgatggggacacggcaggggccaaactgcaatttttaaaaaaaatttgggggccaaactgtaatttttttaaaaattcgaggtcaaactgtaatttttgaaaaaattcggggtcaaactgtaatttttttttaaaaaattcggggccaaattattattattttttaaatttctgggtgctaaactataattatttatttatttatatataaataaataaataaatatacacgtggcgtgtcccccgccgtgtccgtgtccccattttttcagaattcccgtgtcccggtgtcggtttcggtgtccgtatccgtgtccgtgtccgtgtccgtgtcagTGCATCATAGTCTAGAACCAAAAATAAAGATACTCTATCCAGGCAATTGTGAAGAAAATCAACATCCCCTGTGAACAGAGTCAAAGTCAAAGTCACGGTCACGGGCGGCTCCACTATGTCCCGAGGGGTTCAAGCGAACCCGCTGGGTTcaaaaaatgtactaaaattttgtattttctaaCCATATAGTTTGATTTTTCTTCCATTTGTCGATACAGAATCATTTCTATCTAGCTAAAGTAAATGAAAGTTTACTTAAATATATgactaccaaaccaaaccaaactgagccttatgtctcaatcaattggggtcagctacatgaatcctttttctccattgagctctgtcaaagGCCACTTGTTCACTTAAACCCATTAGACTCATATCTTTGTGcacaacagcatctaatgtcaatttaggtctttcCCTCCTCGTAGCATTGCTACATAACGCTATTCTATCcggctctcttaactactgcatctccaaGTTTACAGTAAACATGCTCAAACCACCTTAGcttattttccctcaacttctcctctctaggtgctacacctaccatctcacaaaCTGTTTCATTTATAATCCTATCTCATCTAGTTTTACCGCACATTCACCTCAACATTCgcatttccgctacactcatcttgctcacttgttgtttcttaataggccaacattttgTCCCATGCATCACTAGTCTAACGGCAGTTATATACTTAAATATATGAATAAGTAGATAAAATATAGCtcaacacaacaaaacaaaCTAGGCCGaataaattttcaaccaaaagaaatctattttatAGAAGAAGGCATTCgaactttttttcccttctttttaatctttttgtCACCGCTTAACTAAAATTCTGGACCCTCTAAACTAAAATTTTGGAGCCACCCCAAGTCACGGTTAACTCGGTTTTACAATGAAAataacagaaaacagaacattAGGAAACAACATCTAGCATTCTCCATTACCACTAACTTGATTGAATTGTTGACGACTCCTATATTACACAAGCCACAATCAGCATTTTATTTAATGTGTTCATGCTGCCCTGGACAAGAGGCGGTTCAATTTGTCAAATTTGCAGAACGATTTCTAGAGTAGAAAGTTGTAGAGGGAGGCGATTAACAAACTACCACGTTTCTAACcaatcaaaagtcaaaacctaATCATAAAATGGTAATTGGAACCGAAGACGGCAAAAAAACACGTAACAAATGAAAATGGGGTGCAGACATAAGGTGCGATGCGTAAAAAGAACAAGGTAGAGAGAGACTGACGTAAAGCTGAATCAAGCACATGAACAAGGAGTTATACAGTGGCGCCATGGATGCCGGCGACAAATAGATGgcgagatgagagagagagagagacgagtaAGGGCGTTCCGCTAACAGAAAGTCTATTGACACAGACTTTTCatacacatatcatgcacagATCATTATGTGGGGTCCATTATAGATCTCACAAAATGATCCAAACTgctcattaaatgtaaaatatttttttaagggtttctacaaaaaatcaactcaatccgatacctataggctctcgatccaatcatttaacttttcattatcatgatatctgaatgaaaagttagattatTGGATCAAGCTTTTATAtgtattggattgagttgatttttcgcaTGGAcactcgaaaaaatattttacatttaatgaacggctcgaattgtTTATATGAGACCCATAGTGAGCTCCACATTAAAATCTGTGCACGGTCTATGCATAGAAATCTGTATGGATAGCACAGCTCTTCCGCTGAATAAATCcgttggcttattttttttctcctttttcaaatcttttttgcaTTAGGGGTCATTTGGTTAAATAAAttaagtggcttatttttttgtctttatttaaatttttttctcatttgttagtttcttgtcaatttttttgagattattgtttcgtcatgatgaaaggaatctaaaaaaataaaaaattacgatcgaaacctaatttttttgaataaagacaaaaataaactaataaaccaattttttcgtctttattcaaaaaaaattaaatttcgattgtaattttttattttttaaatttctttcgtcatgacgaagcaataatctccaaaaatttgatgaaaaactaacaaatgcgaaaaaaattttgaataagaacaaaaaaaataaaccacttgacttatttagccgaacggcaccttagttttttgtcaattttttttgagattattgcttcttctTGACAAAAAGAATCTAGAAAGTAAaacaattacaatcaaaatccaatttttttttgaataaaaacaaaaaaaattgcttattgccttgtttttgtctttattcaaaaaaattggatttcaatattttttattttttaaattcctttcgtcgtgacgaagcaataatctccaaaaaaattgacgaaaaactaaccaatgcgaaaaaaaatatgaataaggacaaaaaaaaataagtcaaatgacttatttagctgaacggCCCCTAAGTAAACTAGGACTTTTAGTTAGGCTAAAGTTGCGCCAAGGAGTTTTtaggatttttgggttttttctttttaatatacaaaaatatttccgtaaaagtcataattttttactttttcattcGTCtcaaacgaatcaataatttacaaaagttatactcaaaactaacaaacattaataaaaaaaaaattgaataaagataaaacaaaacaaatctcaAAAATCTTATCATAACTTTGTCTTTTCTTAAAAATAACACCAAGTAGTAAAAAGAGTAAAACTTTAACCCCCAAAGAATACTAGAGATTGACTTATTCACGAAGTCACGCCATCTTGGCCGTCCATTTCTGCTTTGAACGGTCCAAAGCTGAAATGTATGCGTGTAATTTACCTCCGTAAATAACTATTCACGAAAAGCTCCGTTAAAAAGGTATTCTCATAATACTACTATTGATTACTTTATTCTTATATTTCCATACTAATGAAACAATTGTAGTAGAGATTAAGTACTTGGGTATAAAAGTTGATTTTATTATCTCATAGC
This region includes:
- the LOC131308586 gene encoding G-type lectin S-receptor-like serine/threonine-protein kinase RKS1 isoform X1, whose protein sequence is MDPEKGVFNLLLPFLLLRVCTSTDTITPNQSIKDGDLLVSNGETFALGFFSPENSNRRYVGIWYNKISEQTVVWVANREKPINGPSGVLFLNQDGNLAIYDNSQNITHWDTNLSVAETGTNTSTFYSARLMDSGNFVLFQGDTVSDVVWQSFDHPTNTMLPHMKLGLDLRTGLDRILTSWKSRDDPGVGQYSYRVEPSGSPQLVLYNGSVRVWRSTPVWIENEMSGSPNTTYWFLFNASYIDNQDEVSTVYTLINNSIASTKFVDESGSIQMVSWLGRWVRFYSVPEDQCDNYRRCGVYGDCDSNNGREFECTCLPGYEPRSTDEWYLQDASGGCVKKRQALAMCGNGDGFVKIAKAKMPDTSKALVWKNLSMQECKEKCLRNCSCTAYVVGGRGICITWYGNLMDVRRFPDGGQDLYVRVDAIELAQYLKKSRSLNGKKVAILVASVVLTSFLIISFVCWLVMKKRRKYGGFDNQDNDQENIELTIFEIDSIARATNNFSDTYKIGEGGFGSVYKGQLSIGKESKDIAVKRLSKNSTQGLKEFKNEVILIAKLQHRNLVRLLGCCIHGEERILVYEYMPNGSLDSSIFGLPSQLSTFACLHNLYLTNTSRVGMIKVVLRIMFHQAGLERAQNKLLTWRMRLDIIMGIARGVLYLHQDSRLRIIHRDLKASNILLDSEMNPKISDFGLARAFEGDHCSEKTKRVIGTYGYMSPEYAIDGLFSTKSDVFSFGVIVLEIISGKKNRQFQHPDHDLNLLGHAWNLWTKGKASELLDSLMEHSSPMSNVLRCIQIGLLCVQKCPEDRPSMSSVVLMFVSESVMLPQPQQPGFHTERSSKETHDRSPAQTQSSSSINEVTMTQLEAR